The nucleotide window ACTTTATTCAGCAGCACTGGATTTTACCAAAAGTGTAGACAGATAGTTAAACATGTTAATTTTTTCTCTATAATAATAGTTAGGCTATGTAGTTATAATATGCCAGTGTTCAGTTTGAATCTAGGGGTTAATTTTGGGGTTAATCTAGGGGTTAATTAATTAGTGGTTAATAGACTTAAATTTAATAATGCACAGATAATTCATGAAATtggttatcttttccttttttaaaaaaatagatgttcAAGACAGAGTTCCTTCTTCATATTCACAAGGAGCAAGACCAAAAGAGAACTCATTGAGCACTTTACAACTGAGTACATCATCTACTAACCACCAAATGCCTTCTGAACATCAAACCATTCCATGTTCTAGGGACTCGGCTAGAAATTCTTTAAGATCAAATttttcttcaagagaattagaatcTCCCCAAAGCAGTATGCAGCCTGGATTTTCTTATACTTCAAATAGAGGTGAACCCTCAACTATAGGCAGTTCAGATAGAATTAACTCATCTCACAGATCATTTCAAGAATCTTCTGACAATGAAGGTAGACGCACAACAAGGAGATTGCTGTCACGTATAGCTTCTAGTATGTCATCTACTTTTTTTTCACGAAGGTCTAATCAAGAATCCTTGAATACAAGGTCATTGAGTTCTGAAAATTCTTATGTTTCTCCAAGAATCTTGACAGGTTCTCAGTCTCGTGGTAACGCAGCATCAGCTTCTGATATTCCTGATAATAGGGCATCCGAAGCTTCTCAGGGATTTCGATTTCTTCGGCGAAGATGGGGTTTGTCATCTCTTAGCCAAAATCATAACTCTGAGCCAGATTCCCAAAATTTTAACCAAGAATCTGAAGGTAGAAATACAGGACCATGGTTATCTTCCTCACTTAGAAATAGATGCACACCTTTGTTCTCTAGAAGGAGGCGAGAGGGACGAGATGAATCTTCAAGGATATCTACCTCTGATATACCATCTAGATCTCATCATCTTTTTAGAAGAGAATCAAATGAAGTGGTTCACCTTGAAGCACAGAGTGATCCCCTTGGGGCTAGTGCCAACAGACCACAAGCATCTGCAGCACCAAGCAGTGTTGGTACAGGTGACTCCCCATCAGATTCAACTCGTAGTGGACGAAGTACAGGAATAACAGGGATCCTTCCTGGTTCCTTATTTCGATTTGCAGTGCCCCCAGCACTTGGAAATAATTTGACTGACAATGTTATGATCACTGTAGATATTATTCCTTCAGGGTGGAGTTCCTCTGAtggaaaaaatgataaaactaaAAATGTACCTTCAAGAGACCCAGAAAGactacagaaaataaaagagaggtAAGTTTGAATACATGTCTTAAGCCCGTAAAGCAGGA belongs to Capra hircus breed San Clemente chromosome 2, ASM170441v1, whole genome shotgun sequence and includes:
- the MARCH7 gene encoding E3 ubiquitin-protein ligase MARCH7 isoform X1; amino-acid sequence: MESKPSRIPRRISVQPASSLSARLMSGSRGSGLNDTYHSRDSSFRLDSEYQSASAAASPFQPTWYSESEITQGARSRSQNQQRDHDSKRPKLSCTNCTSTSTGRSIGHGLNAVSDSTWRHSQVPRSSSVVLGSFGTDLMRERRTDSSISNLADYSHRSGDFTTSSYVQDRVPSSYSQGARPKENSLSTLQLSTSSTNHQMPSEHQTIPCSRDSARNSLRSNFSSRELESPQSSMQPGFSYTSNRGEPSTIGSSDRINSSHRSFQESSDNEGRRTTRRLLSRIASSMSSTFFSRRSNQESLNTRSLSSENSYVSPRILTGSQSRGNAASASDIPDNRASEASQGFRFLRRRWGLSSLSQNHNSEPDSQNFNQESEGRNTGPWLSSSLRNRCTPLFSRRRREGRDESSRISTSDIPSRSHHLFRRESNEVVHLEAQSDPLGASANRPQASAAPSSVGTGDSPSDSTRSGRSTGITGILPGSLFRFAVPPALGNNLTDNVMITVDIIPSGWSSSDGKNDKTKNVPSRDPERLQKIKESLLLEDSEEEEGDLCRICQMAAASSSNLLIEPCKCTGSLQYVHQECMKKWLQAKINSGSSLEAVTTCELCKEKLQLNLEDFDIHELHRARANEQAEYEFISSGLYLVVLLHLCEQSFSDMIGNTNEPSTRVRFINLARTLQAHMEDLESICTAYPLLKVLQSPGCFIPASEDDSEEDGDHNRTFDIA
- the MARCH7 gene encoding E3 ubiquitin-protein ligase MARCH7 isoform X3 codes for the protein MESKPSRIPRRISVQPASSLSARLMSGSRGSGLNDTYHSRDSSFRLDSEYQSASAAASPFQPTWYSESEITQGARSRSQNQQRDHDSKRPKLSCTNCTSTSTGRSIGHGLNAVSDSTWRHSQVPRSSSVVLGSFGTDLMRERRTDSSISNLADYSHRSGDFTTSSYVQDRVPSSYSQGARPKENSLSTLQLSTSSTNHQMPSEHQTIPCSRDSARNSLRSNFSSRELESPQSSMQPGFSYTSNRGEPSTIGSSDRINSSHRSFQESSDNEGRRTTRRLLSRIASSMSSTFFSRRSNQESLNTRSLSSENSYVSPRILTGSQSRGNAASASDIPDNRASEASQGFRFLRRRWGLSSLSQNHNSEPDSQNFNQESEGRNTGPWLSSSLRNRCTPLFSRRRREGRDESSRISTSDIPSRSHHLFRRESNEVVHLEAQSDPLGASANRPQASAAPSSVGTGDSPSDSTRSGRSTGITGILPGSLFRFAVPPALGNNLTDNVMITVDIIPSGWSSSDGKNDKTKNVPSRDPERLQKIKESLLLEDSEEEEGDLCRICQMAAASSSNLLIEPCKCTGSLQYVHQECMKKWLQAKINSGSSLEAVTTCELCKEKLQLNLEDFDIHELHRARANEQAEYEFISSGLYLVVLLHLCEQSFSDMIGNTNEPSTRVRLQKMILKKMETITEHLILPNCK
- the MARCH7 gene encoding E3 ubiquitin-protein ligase MARCH7 isoform X4 → MESKPSRIPRRISVQPASSLSARLMSGSRGSGLNDTYHSRDSSFRLDSEYQSASAAASPFQPTWYSESEITQGARSRSQNQQRDHDSKRPKLSCTNCTSTSTGRSIGHGLNAVSDVQDRVPSSYSQGARPKENSLSTLQLSTSSTNHQMPSEHQTIPCSRDSARNSLRSNFSSRELESPQSSMQPGFSYTSNRGEPSTIGSSDRINSSHRSFQESSDNEGRRTTRRLLSRIASSMSSTFFSRRSNQESLNTRSLSSENSYVSPRILTGSQSRGNAASASDIPDNRASEASQGFRFLRRRWGLSSLSQNHNSEPDSQNFNQESEGRNTGPWLSSSLRNRCTPLFSRRRREGRDESSRISTSDIPSRSHHLFRRESNEVVHLEAQSDPLGASANRPQASAAPSSVGTGDSPSDSTRSGRSTGITGILPGSLFRFAVPPALGNNLTDNVMITVDIIPSGWSSSDGKNDKTKNVPSRDPERLQKIKESLLLEDSEEEEGDLCRICQMAAASSSNLLIEPCKCTGSLQYVHQECMKKWLQAKINSGSSLEAVTTCELCKEKLQLNLEDFDIHELHRARANEQAEYEFISSGLYLVVLLHLCEQSFSDMIGNTNEPSTRVRFINLARTLQAHMEDLESICTAYPLLKVLQSPGCFIPASEDDSEEDGDHNRTFDIA
- the MARCH7 gene encoding E3 ubiquitin-protein ligase MARCH7 isoform X6 — translated: MRERRTDSSISNLADYSHRSGDFTTSSYVQDRVPSSYSQGARPKENSLSTLQLSTSSTNHQMPSEHQTIPCSRDSARNSLRSNFSSRELESPQSSMQPGFSYTSNRGEPSTIGSSDRINSSHRSFQESSDNEGRRTTRRLLSRIASSMSSTFFSRRSNQESLNTRSLSSENSYVSPRILTGSQSRGNAASASDIPDNRASEASQGFRFLRRRWGLSSLSQNHNSEPDSQNFNQESEGRNTGPWLSSSLRNRCTPLFSRRRREGRDESSRISTSDIPSRSHHLFRRESNEVVHLEAQSDPLGASANRPQASAAPSSVGTGDSPSDSTRSGRSTGITGILPGSLFRFAVPPALGNNLTDNVMITVDIIPSGWSSSDGKNDKTKNVPSRDPERLQKIKESLLLEDSEEEEGDLCRICQMAAASSSNLLIEPCKCTGSLQYVHQECMKKWLQAKINSGSSLEAVTTCELCKEKLQLNLEDFDIHELHRARANEQAEYEFISSGLYLVVLLHLCEQSFSDMIGNTNEPSTRVRFINLARTLQAHMEDLESICTAYPLLKVLQSPGCFIPASEDDSEEDGDHNRTFDIA
- the MARCH7 gene encoding E3 ubiquitin-protein ligase MARCH7 isoform X2, whose protein sequence is MESKPSRIPRRISVQPASSLSARLMSGSRGSGLNDTYHSRDSSFRLDSEYQSASAAASPFQPTWYSESEITQGARSRSQNQQRDHDSKRPKLSCTNCTSTSTGRSIGHGLNAVSDSTWRHSQVPRSSSVVLGSFGTDLMRERRTDSSISNLADYSHRSGDFTTSSYVQDRVPSSYSQGARPKENSLSTLQLSTSSTNHQMPSEHQTIPCSRDSARNSLRSNFSSRELESPQSSMQPGFSYTSNRGEPSTIGSSDRINSSHRSFQESSDNEGRRTTRRLLSRIASSMSSTFFSRRSNQESLNTRSLSSENSYVSPRILTGSQSRGNAASASDIPDNRASEASQGFRFLRRRWGLSSLSQNHNSEPDSQNFNQESEGRNTGPWLSSSLRNRCTPLFSRRRREGRDESSRISTSDIPSRSHHLFRRESNEVVHLEAQSDPLGASANRPQASAAPSSVGTGDSPSDSTRSGRSTGITGILPGSLFRFAVPPALGNNLTDNVMITVDIIPSGWSSSDGKNDKTKNVPSRDPERLQKIKESLLLEDSEEEEGDLCRICQMAAASSSNLLIEPCKCTGSLQYVHQECMKKWLQAKINSGSSLEAVTTCELCKEKLQLNLEDFDIHELHRARANEQAEYEFISSGLYLVVLLHLCEQSFSDMIGNTNEPSTRVRFINLARTLQAHMEDLETSEDDSEEDGDHNRTFDIA
- the MARCH7 gene encoding E3 ubiquitin-protein ligase MARCH7 isoform X5: MESKPSRIPRRISVQPASSLSARLMSGSRGSGLNDTYHSRDSSFRLDSEYQSASAAASPFQPTWYSESEITQGARSRSQNQQRDHDSKRPKLSCTNCTSTSTGRSIGHGLNAVSDVQDRVPSSYSQGARPKENSLSTLQLSTSSTNHQMPSEHQTIPCSRDSARNSLRSNFSSRELESPQSSMQPGFSYTSNRGEPSTIGSSDRINSSHRSFQESSDNEGRRTTRRLLSRIASSMSSTFFSRRSNQESLNTRSLSSENSYVSPRILTGSQSRGNAASASDIPDNRASEASQGFRFLRRRWGLSSLSQNHNSEPDSQNFNQESEGRNTGPWLSSSLRNRCTPLFSRRRREGRDESSRISTSDIPSRSHHLFRRESNEVVHLEAQSDPLGASANRPQASAAPSSVGTGDSPSDSTRSGRSTGITGILPGSLFRFAVPPALGNNLTDNVMITVDIIPSGWSSSDGKNDKTKNVPSRDPERLQKIKESLLLEDSEEEEGDLCRICQMAAASSSNLLIEPCKCTGSLQYVHQECMKKWLQAKINSGSSLEAVTTCELCKEKLQLNLEDFDIHELHRARANEQAEYEFISSGLYLVVLLHLCEQSFSDMIGNTNEPSTRVRLQKMILKKMETITEHLILPNCK